A window of Theileria parva strain Muguga chromosome 4 map unlocalized ctg_529, whole genome shotgun sequence genomic DNA:
TAATTTTGGCCTTTTCCTGTGATGACAGCTCCTCAAAGAAACGGACTTTCTCAATACACTCGGGCGGCTTTTCCGCACTCCCTATTAGCATAAGCCTAGCTCCATTAGTAATCttaatttttgataaatcgGCGTCATTTGGAATTATACCCTTAAACATTATCTTTTGCCTTTCGGGAGGCACACCAGTGAGGgaactaaaataatatgtaataaaatgtaaagaatcatacataaaattatataattaataccaAAGTTGGTTTTTAAAAGACTCTAAAGGCTCATCTAAGCTCATTTTCAGGCCTTCGTATTGTTTGCCCATCCATTTCACGTTAACACTCACAGTATTATCTTGGTTTTCCataaattagataaaaattaatttaaattgattaaaattgagattttgtgttttttaactttatttgaCGAATGTGGGTTAAAGTTACATCGGTTGTGTTATTACCTCATGACGTTTATCATCACTTTTTTATGTCTATAGAAATCGTCCGATCCGAATTCCTGTTCTATTCTTTGTTTAGttaatactaatatttttagtattgattagctttaatttttttgtcAATAATGTTGGATTTAATTAACacagtaattttatttcaacATTATTGATTATGTATTCTCAAAAGGAGGTTTCCTAACTATccagttatttatttgattaAGTTATATATGAAGCTGCATTTATCTAAACTGAGTTTTGTTTTAGATTGATGATATCAGAAGTAAACGGAGGAGATTACGAAGTGAATCCTGTGTAGATGATGTTGATCAAGAACCTTTTGAAGAAAGCAAAGAAGACACCTCTCCAAAACAAAAAGATGTGAGTTTATTTTGCCCTATTTTGCTTAGAACGGCGCTGAAAAAGAAGGCGTTGCATCGAAAAAAGCCAAGCACTTTACTAAAATTGACGATGACTTTAAAGATGTGAGCACTCTGGACAAGGAGTTCGTAGAGAAACTCGCCAAAGAAACTGAGGAAGAGAAGAAAGTTGAAGATCCCTGGCTACAATCATTGAAAACCTCAGAGTTTGATGTGAGTTACAGACGCGCctgttaaaatgttttaggACACCCAGGTTGTCTATGACAGTCCCAAGAGTGTTGTAAAACCTTCTAAACGATCTGAAGCAGTGGACTTGATCTACGATTTACCAAAAGTTGAAGTGATTCGACTGCTGGTCGCAATGTTAGAAGATGAGCAAACCCCTTCCGATTACTTAAAATCTGCTGAATTTAAGGAAAAGAGTGAAAGTGACTTGAAAAAATCACCATATGAAGTTTCTGACTTAGCGCATGTTCTGACCATGACATGGCAGAGTGAGTTTACACAGTAAATAAACGTTTTAGACGTGTATTTCATGACAAAAGAAGAAATTGTCGAGTCGCTCATGACCTACAAAAACAACggtttgtaatttttaccaagtttttttaaaaatcttatttaaaaaatgttatttaaaacatCTTGTTAAGAATCTTTATTGAAAATCCCTTTAGGCAAGGAACTTAAGAACTACGAGTTCAGGTGGGTGAAGGACGAGCTTGCCGTCCATGGACCATACCCACATGAGGACATTCTTATGTGGATTGTATATGTAAGTTGACTGCTTCTTCATGACATCTCAGGGTTATGTTTCCGACGAGAACCCGATTTTGGTTCGTGAGCTTGACGACCATGGCCATCCAAAAACTCTGGAATGGACAAAATACAAGGACTCGGACATTTACAACATATTCCCGGTTGAAAAGCGAGCAAAGTCCCAATCCTCTCAGAAACCTGAGAAAGAGCAAGAACAGGAACAAGAAGATGATGATCATGATGATGAACCGGAAGATGATGGATTCTCGGGGAAGAAGAGAAAGCAAAAGTTAATTGGCGTGAGGGTCAAGGACAAGGAGGAGGAATACCAAGAATCAGATGACGACGATTATGAATAACCTGTAACATAATGATGTAATGTATTGAACACGAGAATTATGCATatttacacttatttatatattttatgtGTCTGAGTGTATTTGTTTTCTTTATGTGTAGTTAGTGTGGTGTGCAACTAGTCTATAAGATTAAGGGAGGGTTAACACTTCACATCCGTCACGGGTAACTAGAACAGTGTGCTCAAATTGAGAACAGAAACCGTTATCTGAAGTGGCATTGGTCCATCCATCCTCCCAAGTGTATATGGAATTATCTCCTTGACAAATTATGGGctctaaattattataaatgaaACGAAAGTACCAATGGTAAAAACGTGACCTTCTTCAGCTACTCCTGGAGTTGAACTCGCTaaaaacttttaaaatcaGGAAAACTAACGGTGAGAGAACTGCATCATGGGAGGCATGTGGAGCACATGACCAATAAAATGTCCTCCAAACTCCTTTATAACTGAAAATCCGTTCTTCTCAGCGTGGTTCGAAACAAGTTTAGCCAGTTTTGAGAATTTGACACCGGGTTTCAGGCTATCAATAGCAACGTAACAGCATTCCTAAagaaatttattagttgAACGAATACCTTTGAAACTAAAACCAGCTTTTTGATCTCTTCTGGAGCCTCGCCGACTATACAAGTTGCAGCACAGTCGCCTGACAAaagttattaaatttaaaggtACCAAAAAAGCCATCATAAAAAACAGTACAATCGTAGGAAACAACGTCCGATTCATGAAAAGGCCTCATATTAGGTATGCCGTGACAGGCAACTAAAATACAATATCTTAAAGGAAGTTACCTTCATTTACTGAAACACATATAGCTCTAGGGTATCCATGAAAATTAACTCCAGAGGGATAAGCTCCTGAACTAACGATAAAATCCTGGGCCTTTCTGTCAACAAAATCAGCGGTAACTCCTGAAATTAATGTAAGACGAAATTTTGGTGAAGTTGCAAACCTTTTTCTGTAGAATCCAAGCATAACTTTAAACATTTAGCAGCGATTTTGGCAGCAGCTCTCATTTTGGAGATTTgttcttcatttttaacttcAGCAAATGGTAGTTTCTGGTTGtagtatatttttaactcaTCTTCTGTGCGATTCTGGGCGTAATATGGTCTGGGTATATGGCTAGGAATGGGATCATGCGATAAAACAGGGTATTCAcctaaataattgttaaataattatcgAGAGattttgtataaaaatCTGTACCATATCTAACTGTTTGTTTAAAGTTTTTTTGGGATTTTAGTCCATTCTTGTTTGCCAAATTAGGGCATATCTTCTCCAATACGAGTTTTGGTGTAAGAAAGGAATTTTTCATGAAATACTTGCTTATTTTAACTGTCATTTACATTACAAATAATCTAAAAGGTCaatattagttattatttagaaaaataagttaaataatgtagCTTTGTGATTCTTCTGTTCCCCATGTGcaatagtaatttattctatcattttattacacattttcaataaaatttactcaataatattttttaagtttatcTACATATATAAATGGCTTCTAGTCAAAAGTTGAGATTTAACCCAGAGCATATTAAGCTGATAAggtacacattttaaaaaatgcttaaataaatacataTTTCAGGGACCAGTTTAGGCTTGTAGACTCTGATGGAGATAGATTAATAAATCAGGATGAGGTATGTGCAgtgttttttaattttatgttttagTTTCGGAAACTATTCAGATCATTTGGTCAAACAGTTTCAGATAAACGTTTGGACTGGATAGTTTCAGGTAAAATGTGAATTTCTGatataaatcaaatttagaGATTTTTAAGGATCTCGGTGACTCCAAAGGTATTTTTCCtctataatatttacacttAAGGGATTGATTTTGAGACCTTTATCAACAGTTTCGTAAAGTTTTATTCCCGACCTCCGACTGAGAGAGCTTTGGTTGAGGCTCTTCGTTTGTTTGAGAACAGCTCAGGTAACATATTGGATTCATTTGACACACTTAGGATACCTTGATAAGGGCAGATTATTTAATCTCCTTTCAACTAGAGGTGAAAAGCTCAGTAAATCAGAACTTGAAGAGTTTTCACAAATTATGGGTCTCAATAAGGATGTTTCAAAGCTAGATTCCAGAAAATTAGCAGAAAACATGTGTGGTCTTCTATCTCAGGTCCCAACTCCAAACTAGTAATCTCCTTTTTTAGTGAATgtaaatgttttatttgattAGAATTATCATATATTTGTTGTTCAGAAGTAcatttatactttaacGTCGTGTTCGGTGTATTTTCCTTTTGTCGATGATTTCCCTTTTCTTTCAAGTATCTTACGACGGTGCTTGTCAAGCCTTAGCTTTGTAATAACGACGTTGCTAGGGTGGATTCCAACTTGGACACTCTCACGATTGTTTTTGTCTCTGGTTATACGTTCAATGTAAATCTTCCACTTCTTACGATAAACTTGGGTGACCTTTCCCTCTCTGTCGTGATATTGGCCTCTTACCACCATGACTTCATCGTCCTTCCTGATGGGTATTGATCTGACGTTATACTTTTGTCTAAGTTCACGGGACAAAACTGCGCTCATAATTATCCTTCTTTTACTTGAGTGGGCAGTAAAGTGGGCCTTGCGGCTCTTCCTTCTACTACTTGAAACggctaaaaaataattagtatttatcaaatataaTTGTAATCTGCAAACTAAATAAAACCAACTTTTGCTTGTCttcatatttaataaaatataaaattcaaGAATTAAACGCCCTAAAACACTGTTATTAAAGTGAACTGTTCGATTTTGATTATTTGTAGTATCTAATTCTTAGAATCTTCTAGACTAAGCAAAACAACTGTgggaaataaaaataatagtatgaaatttaaataGTCATGAAATG
This region includes:
- the RPL26A gene encoding ribosomal protein L24 — encoded protein: MKTSKTVSSSRRKSRKAHFTAHSSKRRIIMSAVLSRELRQKYNVRSIPIRKDDEVMVVRGQYHDREGKVTQVYRKKWKIYIERITRDKNNRESVQVGIHPSNVVITKLRLDKHRRKILERKGKSSTKGKYTEHDVKV
- the METAP1 gene encoding metallopeptidase family protein M24, which encodes MTVKISKYFMKNSFLTPKLVLEKICPNLANKNGLKSQKNFKQTVRYGEYPVLSHDPIPSHIPRPYYAQNRTEDELKIYYNQKLPFAEVKNEEQISKMRAAAKIAAKCLKLCLDSTEKGVTADFVDRKAQDFIVSSGAYPSGVNFHGYPRAICVSVNEVACHGIPNMRPFHESDVVSYDCTVFYDGFFGDCAATCIVGEAPEEIKKLVLVSKECCYVAIDSLKPGVKFSKLAKLVSNHAEKNGFSVIKEFGGHFIGHVLHMPPMMQFSHPSSTPGVAEEGHVFTIEPIICQGDNSIYTWEDGWTNATSDNGFCSQFEHTVLVTRDGCEVLTLP